From Pseudonocardia autotrophica, one genomic window encodes:
- a CDS encoding ABC transporter permease — MTDPSGGPADRSADRRRARRRTTVAVVSTQLTLLAVLLGGWALLARDDVWINLVGSPAGVVDQLAEWFADSAFWLDVGLTGLEAALGYGLGVLIAVILVAVIVPLPFLDRFLAPFIAMANALPKIVLAPLFILWLGFSITSKVLFVAAGIFFLIFYGVYSGVRSIDHVLLDNARVLGATRGRIVLDVYLPSIVGWLISSLRLSSAWALTAAVVSEYLGSNSGIGYRIALAQQTLDPSAVIAGIVTVAVLAVLVDQLLVLVERRYTQWRVF, encoded by the coding sequence GTGACCGATCCATCCGGGGGCCCGGCCGACCGGTCCGCGGACCGGCGACGCGCCCGGCGCCGGACGACCGTCGCCGTGGTCAGCACCCAGCTCACCCTGCTCGCCGTCCTGCTCGGTGGCTGGGCGCTGCTCGCCCGCGACGACGTGTGGATCAACCTCGTCGGCAGCCCGGCCGGGGTGGTGGACCAGCTCGCCGAGTGGTTCGCCGACTCCGCGTTCTGGCTGGACGTCGGGCTCACCGGCCTGGAGGCCGCACTCGGCTACGGGCTCGGTGTGCTGATCGCGGTGATCCTGGTCGCGGTCATCGTCCCGCTGCCCTTCCTGGACCGCTTCCTCGCCCCGTTCATCGCGATGGCGAACGCGCTGCCCAAGATCGTGCTCGCCCCGCTGTTCATCCTCTGGCTCGGGTTCAGCATCACCTCGAAGGTGCTGTTCGTGGCGGCCGGCATCTTCTTCCTGATCTTCTACGGCGTCTACTCCGGGGTGCGCAGCATCGACCACGTCCTGCTGGACAACGCCCGCGTGCTCGGCGCCACCCGGGGACGGATCGTTCTCGACGTCTACCTGCCGTCGATCGTCGGCTGGCTGATCTCCAGCCTGCGGCTGTCGTCGGCCTGGGCGCTCACCGCCGCGGTCGTCTCGGAGTACCTGGGATCGAACAGCGGTATCGGGTACCGGATCGCGCTCGCCCAGCAGACCCTGGATCCGTCGGCGGTCATCGCCGGGATCGTCACGGTCGCGGTACTGGCGGTGCTGGTCGACCAACTGCTGGTGCTCGTCGAGAGGAGGTACACCCAGTGGCGCGTCTTCTGA
- a CDS encoding ABC transporter permease: MARLLRATLMPLAQLGLVVALIGIWAWGSVSGWLDDFSFGSPWDTGAQLSAWLQDGTLLEGAVATLQVLLIGWAIGMAVGVVVGTVLGLSSFANRVAGPYLAFFNGMPRLILYPFLAIWLGFDLTSKVTMVAMVISVPVILTVSSGFREVDADLLANVRLLGAGMPQTIRDVYGPSLAIWVVSTARVTLGYAFQAAIAAEFVGASVGLGYLTVLGQERLDVNQIWAALVAVVIIAWALDGLVSAADRRLLRWMPARG, translated from the coding sequence GTGGCGCGTCTTCTGAGAGCCACCCTGATGCCGCTGGCGCAGCTGGGGCTGGTCGTGGCGCTGATCGGGATCTGGGCGTGGGGGTCGGTCTCCGGCTGGCTGGACGACTTCTCCTTCGGCAGCCCGTGGGACACCGGCGCGCAACTGTCCGCCTGGCTGCAGGACGGCACCCTGCTCGAGGGCGCCGTGGCGACCCTGCAGGTCCTCCTGATCGGCTGGGCGATCGGCATGGCGGTCGGTGTCGTGGTCGGCACCGTGCTCGGCCTGTCATCGTTCGCGAACCGGGTCGCCGGGCCGTACCTGGCGTTCTTCAACGGGATGCCACGGCTGATCCTCTACCCCTTCCTGGCGATCTGGCTCGGCTTCGACCTGACCTCCAAGGTCACGATGGTCGCCATGGTGATCAGCGTGCCGGTGATCCTCACCGTGTCGTCCGGGTTCCGGGAGGTCGATGCCGACCTGCTCGCCAACGTCCGCCTGCTGGGCGCCGGGATGCCGCAGACGATCCGGGACGTCTACGGCCCGTCACTGGCGATCTGGGTGGTGAGCACCGCGCGGGTCACACTCGGATACGCGTTCCAGGCCGCAATCGCGGCGGAGTTCGTCGGCGCGTCGGTCGGGCTCGGGTACCTGACCGTCCTCGGCCAGGAACGCCTCGACGTCAACCAGATCTGGGCGGCGCTGGTCGCGGTCGTCATCATCGCCTGGGCACTGGACGGGCTGGTCTCGGCCGCGGACCGCAGGCTGCTCCGCTGGATGCCCGCCCGCGGGTGA
- a CDS encoding PDR/VanB family oxidoreductase, with the protein MEQNAARRTLVRVAEAAHLTDDVVRLVLEPVEEGKLPDWDAGAHVDLHLASGLSRQYSLCGDSSDTTAYTVCVLREAAGRGGSAEVHDALTVGTELTISGPRNHFELVPAPRFLFVAGGIGITPVTAMIVEAERRGADWSLLYGGRSAASMVFAGELTERHGDRVTLVPQDVDGLIDVVRALADVEPGTHVYCCGPEGLLDAIGKACEAIGITDRLHIERFAAGEAPPPPVDGETAFEVELRRSGLTLTVGADQTLLEVVRDVRSDIDFSCQEGYCGSCESRVIEGSPDHRGTMMTPEEHDEDGTMLICVGRSRSPRLVLDL; encoded by the coding sequence ATGGAGCAGAACGCCGCTCGTCGCACACTGGTCCGCGTCGCCGAGGCCGCACACCTCACCGACGACGTGGTCCGGCTGGTGCTCGAGCCGGTCGAGGAGGGCAAGCTCCCGGACTGGGACGCCGGCGCACACGTCGACCTGCACCTGGCGTCGGGCCTCTCCCGGCAGTACTCGCTGTGCGGTGACTCCTCGGACACCACCGCCTACACCGTCTGTGTGCTGCGCGAGGCGGCCGGGCGTGGCGGATCGGCCGAGGTCCACGATGCCCTGACTGTCGGCACCGAACTGACGATCAGCGGGCCGCGCAACCACTTCGAGCTGGTGCCCGCGCCGCGTTTCCTGTTCGTCGCGGGCGGCATCGGCATCACCCCGGTCACGGCGATGATCGTCGAGGCCGAGCGTCGCGGTGCGGACTGGTCGCTGCTCTACGGCGGCCGTTCGGCGGCCTCCATGGTCTTCGCCGGAGAGCTCACCGAACGCCACGGGGATCGGGTCACACTCGTCCCGCAGGACGTCGACGGCCTGATCGACGTGGTCCGGGCACTCGCGGACGTCGAACCGGGCACGCACGTGTACTGCTGCGGCCCCGAGGGACTGCTCGACGCCATCGGAAAGGCGTGCGAGGCGATCGGCATCACCGACCGGCTGCACATCGAGCGCTTCGCCGCGGGCGAGGCCCCGCCCCCGCCGGTGGACGGGGAGACCGCATTCGAGGTGGAGCTGCGCCGGTCCGGGCTGACGCTGACGGTCGGCGCGGACCAGACCCTGCTCGAGGTCGTCCGCGACGTCCGCAGCGACATCGACTTCTCCTGCCAGGAGGGGTACTGCGGCAGCTGCGAGAGCCGCGTCATCGAGGGCAGTCCCGACCACCGCGGGACGATGATGACCCCCGAGGAGCACGACGAGGACGGCACCATGCTGATCTGCGTCGGCCGGTCCCGCTCCCCCAGGCTGGTCCTCGATCTCTGA
- a CDS encoding cytochrome P450, translating into MTRSTAWDHDTFVHLTDFREVEEVFRRGRDFVLGGTKAGSDEFVHGTLVAIDGREHLARRRGLMKMISADQPWGAEGSLVDEVFRRHLERIVRAHEPRSGDIRFDLVDLGRRVIWRVTAALVGLDDIDDPAQVERFQELVEPVLEGLTLEYQPEERHAEILAAARTNRARIRAEMFDPSLERRRRLIKAARNDGGTGDLPHDLITSMLTQSDDPDVELIFRELVALLAAAVNNPVSQIAWALDDASRWLTDRPEDLRRIGEKEFLGRAVKETMRLHRSSRPHVVRIAAKDSVLESSGREIPEGTWVSLWLDAANHDPSMFGADADRYDLNRCPVDPTVAPFGIGLGGGAHVCLGRPLLLWDQGDEDAQGLLVKVLRFLLVAGVRPDPAGLQLESGPDGGRRHTRYDVVMPAPGTAGGR; encoded by the coding sequence ATGACCCGGAGCACAGCCTGGGACCACGACACCTTCGTCCACCTCACGGACTTCCGCGAGGTGGAGGAGGTCTTCCGGCGCGGGCGCGACTTCGTGCTCGGCGGGACCAAGGCGGGCTCGGACGAGTTCGTCCACGGCACCCTGGTCGCGATCGACGGCCGCGAGCACCTCGCCCGCCGGCGCGGCCTGATGAAGATGATCAGCGCCGACCAACCGTGGGGCGCCGAGGGGTCGCTGGTCGACGAGGTCTTCCGGCGCCACCTGGAGCGGATCGTGCGGGCCCACGAACCCCGTTCGGGAGACATCCGCTTCGACCTCGTCGACCTGGGGCGACGGGTGATCTGGCGGGTCACCGCCGCGCTCGTCGGCCTGGACGACATCGACGACCCGGCCCAGGTCGAGCGGTTCCAGGAGCTCGTCGAGCCGGTGCTGGAGGGGCTCACACTCGAATACCAGCCCGAGGAGCGGCATGCGGAGATCCTCGCCGCGGCACGCACCAACCGGGCTCGAATCCGCGCCGAGATGTTCGATCCCAGCCTCGAACGCCGGCGCCGGCTGATCAAGGCCGCCCGGAACGACGGCGGGACCGGCGACCTGCCGCACGACCTCATCACCAGCATGCTCACCCAGAGCGACGACCCCGACGTCGAGCTGATCTTCCGCGAGCTGGTCGCTCTGCTGGCGGCCGCGGTGAACAACCCGGTGTCGCAGATCGCGTGGGCGCTCGACGACGCCTCCCGCTGGCTCACCGATCGCCCCGAGGACCTCCGCCGGATCGGCGAGAAGGAGTTCCTCGGGCGCGCGGTCAAGGAGACGATGCGGCTGCACCGGTCCTCCCGGCCGCACGTCGTGCGGATCGCCGCGAAGGACTCCGTGCTGGAGTCGAGCGGGCGGGAGATCCCGGAGGGCACATGGGTGTCGCTGTGGCTGGACGCTGCCAACCACGATCCCTCGATGTTCGGCGCCGACGCCGACCGCTACGACCTGAACCGGTGCCCGGTGGATCCCACGGTCGCGCCGTTCGGCATCGGCCTCGGCGGCGGCGCGCACGTCTGCCTGGGCCGGCCACTGCTGCTGTGGGATCAGGGCGACGAGGACGCCCAGGGCCTGCTCGTGAAGGTGCTCCGGTTCCTGTTGGTGGCAGGCGTCCGCCCGGACCCGGCGGGCCTGCAACTGGAGAGCGGCCCCGACGGCGGGCGCCGGCACACCCGGTACGACGTGGTGATGCCGGCCCCCGGGACCGCCGGCGGCCGGTGA
- a CDS encoding substrate-binding domain-containing protein yields the protein MATRPVTLLFGGEYDRVSTLPAAGRELGIEINPRYLPGAKAAFEALSHDTDADGGEMSISFYMTRRSRLKERSDLVALPVWISRTFRHGNVWVAADSDLHTPADLAGRRVGLAEYGMTMAVWLRGTFQDEDSLAPSDVRWFTGRDPASLSEELLRVPGDVEITRANRSIPLPAQLVTGELDAVITAAGLDPRPPGIRRLFADHVAVERDYYRRTGIFPIMHVLVLRREFVESRPDEVPTVLAAFERAKQMALARLRSPSVSYVTLPWTLAAVEEQAAVFGPDPWPYGIADNLPTLTTLHRYLHEQGLLWDDLPLDDYFART from the coding sequence ATGGCGACCCGCCCGGTGACGCTGCTGTTCGGTGGCGAGTACGACCGAGTCAGCACCCTGCCCGCGGCCGGGCGTGAGCTGGGGATCGAGATCAACCCGCGCTACCTGCCCGGGGCGAAGGCGGCGTTCGAGGCGCTGTCGCACGACACCGACGCCGACGGCGGCGAGATGTCGATCTCCTTCTACATGACCCGGCGGTCCCGTCTGAAGGAGCGCAGCGACCTGGTGGCCCTGCCGGTCTGGATCTCACGGACCTTCCGGCACGGCAACGTGTGGGTCGCGGCCGACTCCGACCTGCACACCCCGGCCGATCTGGCCGGCCGCCGGGTGGGGCTGGCCGAGTACGGCATGACCATGGCGGTCTGGCTGCGGGGGACCTTCCAGGACGAGGACAGCTTGGCACCGTCCGACGTCCGCTGGTTCACCGGCCGCGATCCGGCCTCGCTGAGCGAGGAGCTCCTCCGGGTTCCCGGCGACGTCGAGATCACCAGGGCGAACCGGTCGATCCCGCTGCCGGCCCAGCTGGTCACCGGCGAGCTGGACGCCGTGATCACCGCGGCCGGCCTCGATCCGCGCCCGCCGGGGATCCGGCGGCTGTTCGCCGATCACGTCGCCGTCGAACGCGACTACTACCGGCGCACCGGCATCTTCCCGATCATGCACGTGCTCGTCCTGCGCCGGGAGTTCGTCGAGTCCCGCCCGGACGAGGTGCCGACCGTGCTGGCCGCGTTCGAACGCGCCAAGCAGATGGCGTTGGCGCGGCTCCGGTCGCCCAGCGTGTCGTACGTGACACTGCCGTGGACGCTGGCCGCCGTCGAGGAGCAGGCCGCGGTCTTCGGGCCGGACCCCTGGCCCTACGGCATCGCCGACAACCTGCCCACCCTCACCACGCTGCACCGGTACCTGCACGAGCAGGGCCTGCTGTGGGACGACCTGCCGCTCGACGACTACTTCGCACGAACCTGA
- a CDS encoding VOC family protein — translation MPTENDPSTPRLAHRLGYVVLQVDDLAIATEMFVRQVQLQVNQRTDDAVHLGSGGDHHWVVLRSDDGVPRGLRTIGFELDDEVTFARAETVLDEAGVAFEYSASPVADDRVDQLLRLADPDGTTIELFRGMLAAPWPRAPRWVQLERILHTAIAVGDLQKSLHFYTEVLGLRESDWIEETSVFLHATDRFHHSLVLQARPGPPRVDHLCFQTETFDDVMRARAIVQRSGHELRDDLLKHAPSSSIGFYFEGLPEGLGIEFCHGHARVEPGHRPGRFARVLQAKDVWQPPADY, via the coding sequence ATGCCCACCGAGAACGACCCTTCGACACCACGGCTGGCGCACCGGCTGGGCTACGTGGTCCTGCAGGTCGACGATCTCGCGATCGCGACCGAGATGTTCGTGCGCCAGGTGCAGCTCCAGGTCAACCAGCGGACCGACGACGCCGTCCACCTGGGCAGCGGCGGTGACCACCACTGGGTCGTGCTGCGCTCCGACGACGGGGTACCGCGGGGACTGCGCACCATCGGTTTCGAGCTCGACGACGAGGTGACGTTCGCCAGGGCCGAGACGGTGCTGGACGAGGCGGGTGTGGCGTTCGAGTACAGCGCGTCGCCGGTCGCCGACGACCGGGTCGACCAGCTGCTGCGGCTCGCCGACCCGGACGGGACCACCATCGAGCTCTTCCGCGGGATGCTCGCCGCTCCGTGGCCCCGCGCGCCCCGCTGGGTGCAGCTCGAGCGCATCCTGCACACCGCGATCGCCGTGGGCGACCTGCAGAAGTCACTGCACTTCTACACCGAGGTACTCGGTCTGCGGGAGTCCGACTGGATCGAGGAGACCTCGGTCTTCCTGCACGCCACCGACCGCTTCCACCACTCGCTGGTGCTCCAGGCCCGCCCGGGCCCGCCCCGGGTCGACCACCTCTGTTTCCAGACCGAGACCTTCGACGACGTCATGCGGGCGCGGGCGATCGTTCAGCGGTCCGGCCACGAGCTGCGCGACGATCTGCTCAAGCACGCACCGTCGAGCTCGATCGGGTTCTACTTCGAGGGGCTCCCCGAGGGCCTCGGCATCGAGTTCTGCCACGGACACGCCCGGGTCGAACCGGGCCACCGGCCGGGCCGGTTCGCCCGCGTCCTGCAGGCGAAGGACGTGTGGCAGCCGCCCGCCGACTACTGA
- a CDS encoding CaiB/BaiF CoA transferase family protein, which yields MTDTVPGPLTGLRVLDLTGTMSGPYCTLLLAQLGASVDKVEPPAGDITRSLMRGRNDTMTPIFLGLNAGKRSIVLDLRTERDRDRLTGLLPRYDAVVHNMRPAAAARIRLTEAGLAAAGSEALLCEIVGYGPGPYEDRPAYDDTTQSISGLAWVQGRGEEPEYVRSAVADKTAGLYAALAVCAALLGRTTGHPSRSVRIPMFETMVAYTTVEQLGGLTFEPPQGPPLYPRTMSPSRRPYRTADGHVGVMLYTDRHWSAFLDWLGREDLAADPSYTTVAGRSLHIDEVYGWLAEQLLGRTTGEWLEIFERLDVPASRVHSFDDLLTDPHLLKAGTVVVEQHPTEGAVRRVRAPFLFDGLPLDDPRPAPTIGEHTTDVLNGP from the coding sequence ATGACCGACACCGTCCCCGGCCCCCTGACCGGACTCCGCGTCCTGGACCTCACCGGAACCATGTCCGGCCCGTACTGCACGCTGTTGCTCGCGCAGCTGGGTGCGTCGGTGGACAAGGTCGAGCCGCCGGCAGGCGACATCACAAGGTCCCTGATGCGCGGCCGCAACGACACGATGACGCCGATCTTCCTCGGTCTCAACGCCGGCAAGCGCAGCATCGTGCTGGACCTGCGCACCGAGCGGGACCGGGACCGGCTCACCGGGCTGCTCCCCCGCTACGACGCGGTGGTGCACAACATGCGCCCGGCAGCGGCCGCCCGCATCCGGCTCACCGAGGCGGGGCTGGCTGCGGCCGGGTCCGAGGCGCTGCTGTGCGAGATCGTCGGCTACGGCCCCGGCCCCTACGAGGACCGTCCGGCCTACGACGACACCACCCAATCGATCTCCGGCCTGGCCTGGGTGCAGGGGCGCGGGGAGGAACCCGAGTACGTGCGCTCCGCGGTGGCGGACAAGACCGCGGGGCTCTACGCCGCGCTGGCGGTGTGTGCCGCGCTGCTGGGGCGCACCACCGGCCATCCGTCACGGTCGGTGCGGATCCCGATGTTCGAGACGATGGTCGCATACACCACGGTGGAGCAGCTGGGCGGGCTGACCTTCGAACCACCGCAGGGCCCGCCGCTGTACCCGCGGACCATGTCACCGTCACGCCGGCCCTACCGCACCGCCGACGGTCACGTCGGCGTCATGCTCTACACCGACCGGCACTGGTCGGCGTTCCTGGACTGGCTCGGCCGGGAGGACCTGGCCGCCGATCCGTCCTACACCACGGTGGCCGGCCGGTCGCTGCACATCGACGAGGTGTACGGCTGGCTGGCCGAGCAGCTGCTGGGCCGGACGACCGGCGAGTGGCTGGAGATCTTCGAGCGGCTCGACGTCCCGGCGAGCCGGGTGCACTCGTTCGACGACCTGCTCACCGATCCGCATCTGCTGAAGGCCGGGACCGTCGTCGTCGAGCAGCACCCCACCGAGGGTGCCGTGCGCCGGGTGCGAGCGCCCTTCCTGTTCGACGGCCTGCCCCTCGACGACCCGCGCCCGGCCCCCACCATCGGCGAACACACCACCGACGTGCTCAACGGTCCCTGA
- a CDS encoding FadR/GntR family transcriptional regulator, with protein sequence MPGPARRAMKQSEIVARQLSRQIIADGLAEGARLPPEKTMIEEYRVGRSTLREALRLLESRGVLTIKTGREGGPVVRHPRPSDLGESMDLVLRFNRVAPEQISAAERALFPRLVRIAAGQVTTVELAAMRECLDRMDLYVEQIPVFEEECRRFHAILLGSAQNPVLAMLLSTLNSVLDGVRADRAPTGGRDLRADRVEVTRLHHRLYDAVERGDADAAAAAADELVAVVPARVRDRPGELRGHRAGARRAD encoded by the coding sequence GTGCCAGGACCCGCTCGCCGGGCGATGAAGCAGTCGGAGATCGTCGCGCGCCAACTCTCCCGGCAGATCATCGCCGACGGACTGGCCGAGGGCGCCCGCCTGCCGCCGGAGAAGACGATGATCGAGGAGTACCGGGTCGGGCGCAGCACCCTGCGTGAGGCGCTGCGGCTGCTGGAGAGCCGCGGGGTACTCACCATCAAGACCGGCCGTGAGGGCGGTCCGGTGGTGCGGCACCCGCGGCCGTCCGACCTCGGCGAGTCGATGGACCTGGTCCTCCGGTTCAACCGGGTCGCCCCGGAGCAGATCTCGGCCGCCGAGCGCGCGCTGTTCCCCCGCCTCGTCCGCATCGCAGCCGGGCAGGTGACCACCGTCGAGCTCGCTGCCATGCGCGAATGCCTCGACCGGATGGACCTCTACGTCGAGCAGATCCCGGTGTTCGAGGAGGAATGCCGCCGGTTCCACGCCATCCTGCTGGGATCGGCGCAGAACCCGGTGCTGGCGATGCTGCTGAGCACCCTGAACTCGGTGCTGGACGGGGTACGGGCCGACCGTGCGCCCACCGGTGGGCGCGACCTGCGAGCGGACCGGGTCGAGGTCACCCGGCTGCACCACCGGCTGTACGACGCGGTGGAGCGTGGCGACGCGGATGCCGCTGCCGCTGCCGCCGACGAGCTGGTCGCTGTGGTGCCGGCCCGGGTCCGGGACCGGCCCGGGGAGCTCCGGGGCCACCGGGCCGGGGCGCGTCGCGCGGACTGA
- a CDS encoding FadR/GntR family transcriptional regulator, translating to MAGPAARAMKQSEIVARQIVAQILGDRLAEGTRLPTERAMLETYQVGRSTLREALRMLESRGILSIRTGRDGGPVVRRPRASDLGEAMTLILQFEGIEFAEVFAARQALEPILAGLAAEHAEHSELEELRGCVDRMASSLDESAVFHAENLRFHELVARAAGSPVLELISHAVEWVADGIAFGAVDAGFSQGARQVALTWHERIHAAIAAGDAVAATAAMEGHLEDSREAWMSRYSDLTQRLVEWTPLTEAPA from the coding sequence ATGGCTGGTCCGGCCGCCCGGGCGATGAAGCAGTCCGAGATCGTGGCGAGGCAGATCGTCGCGCAGATCCTCGGGGACCGCCTCGCCGAAGGGACCAGGCTGCCGACGGAGCGCGCGATGCTCGAGACCTACCAGGTCGGGCGGAGCACCCTGCGTGAGGCACTGCGGATGCTGGAGAGCCGGGGGATCCTCAGTATCCGCACAGGGCGTGACGGGGGGCCGGTCGTGCGGCGGCCACGAGCGTCCGACCTCGGCGAGGCGATGACCCTCATCCTGCAGTTCGAGGGGATCGAGTTCGCCGAGGTGTTCGCGGCCCGCCAGGCGCTGGAGCCGATCCTCGCCGGGCTGGCCGCGGAGCACGCCGAACACTCCGAGCTGGAGGAGCTGCGCGGGTGCGTGGACCGGATGGCGTCGTCGCTCGACGAGTCGGCGGTGTTCCACGCGGAGAACCTGCGCTTCCACGAGCTCGTCGCGCGGGCGGCCGGGAGTCCGGTGCTGGAACTGATCAGCCACGCGGTCGAGTGGGTGGCCGACGGCATCGCCTTCGGGGCGGTGGACGCCGGCTTCAGCCAGGGAGCGCGCCAGGTGGCGCTGACCTGGCACGAGCGCATCCACGCTGCGATCGCCGCCGGTGACGCGGTGGCCGCGACCGCAGCGATGGAAGGTCACCTGGAGGACTCCCGCGAGGCGTGGATGTCGCGCTACAGCGACCTGACCCAGCGGCTCGTCGAGTGGACGCCGCTCACCGAGGCACCCGCCTGA
- a CDS encoding nuclear transport factor 2 family protein, with product MSAPAEVVAAFFDDVNAGEFGSAFGRMAPDAEFWIAGREWSVGGTYDRDGALAVVGSRIGPALAGPLQIAVRGVTADGERVAVEADVTAPTRDGRRYENQYHFLFVVRDDVIVTVKEYQDTLHASLLICP from the coding sequence ATGAGCGCCCCCGCCGAGGTCGTCGCGGCCTTCTTCGACGACGTCAACGCCGGTGAGTTCGGGTCGGCCTTCGGGCGGATGGCGCCGGACGCGGAGTTCTGGATCGCCGGCCGTGAGTGGTCGGTCGGCGGAACCTACGACCGGGACGGGGCCCTCGCGGTGGTCGGCAGCAGGATCGGCCCGGCGCTGGCCGGGCCGCTGCAGATCGCCGTGCGCGGGGTGACGGCCGACGGCGAGCGGGTCGCCGTCGAGGCCGACGTGACCGCGCCGACCCGGGACGGGCGTCGTTACGAGAACCAGTACCACTTCCTGTTCGTCGTCCGGGACGACGTGATCGTCACCGTGAAGGAGTACCAGGACACGCTGCACGCGAGCCTGCTGATCTGTCCCTGA
- a CDS encoding LLM class flavin-dependent oxidoreductase has translation MTDAASHRQPLFDGLDRLKLGVFHMNCTRGATPSTAEGTISPLDWGQQVRIARLAEDAGLDAFIPIARWRGYGGPSGFNDEQYEPIPWAAGLSALTERIAVFATAHVPLIHPVRLAKEVATIDHISGGRFCLNVVAGWNKRELDMFGVDLVPQEERYEVAAEWTSFLERLWAEDEEFDVAGKYFRAERVLSAPKPIQRPRVPIMSAGSSPAGIAFAAAHADICFAAANSPEDLQPLVARIKEAAAERGRTVSVWTQAGVLCGETEAEATRRYEHVVREQGDLEAVTNQMTMLMGGDSRTLDFALDPAMLERMVAMQHAYQLFGTPEQIVKEMQQLADIGIDGLALMWPDYERGISEFRDQVLPLAVQAGLRAGAQVQR, from the coding sequence GTGACCGACGCCGCCAGTCACCGCCAGCCGCTATTCGATGGTCTCGACCGTCTCAAGCTCGGCGTGTTCCACATGAACTGCACCCGTGGAGCCACCCCGTCGACCGCCGAGGGCACCATCTCACCGCTCGACTGGGGGCAGCAGGTCCGGATCGCCCGGCTCGCCGAGGACGCGGGCCTCGACGCCTTCATCCCGATCGCCCGGTGGCGGGGCTACGGCGGGCCGTCGGGCTTCAACGACGAGCAGTACGAGCCGATCCCGTGGGCCGCGGGGCTGAGCGCGCTCACCGAGCGCATCGCGGTCTTCGCCACCGCGCACGTCCCGCTCATCCACCCGGTCCGGCTGGCCAAGGAGGTCGCGACGATCGACCACATCTCCGGCGGCCGGTTCTGCCTGAACGTGGTGGCCGGCTGGAACAAGCGCGAGCTGGACATGTTCGGCGTCGACCTCGTCCCGCAGGAGGAGCGTTACGAGGTCGCGGCGGAGTGGACCAGCTTCCTGGAGCGGCTCTGGGCCGAGGACGAGGAGTTCGACGTCGCCGGGAAGTACTTCCGGGCCGAGCGGGTGCTCAGTGCGCCGAAGCCGATCCAGCGACCCCGGGTGCCGATCATGAGCGCTGGATCGAGCCCTGCCGGGATCGCCTTCGCCGCCGCGCACGCCGACATCTGCTTCGCGGCCGCGAACTCCCCGGAGGACCTGCAGCCGCTGGTCGCGCGGATCAAGGAGGCCGCGGCGGAGCGCGGCCGGACGGTGTCGGTGTGGACCCAGGCCGGCGTGCTGTGTGGCGAGACCGAGGCCGAGGCCACCCGCCGGTACGAGCACGTGGTGCGCGAGCAGGGCGACCTGGAGGCCGTGACCAACCAGATGACCATGCTGATGGGCGGCGACAGCCGGACGCTCGACTTCGCGCTCGATCCGGCCATGCTGGAGCGGATGGTGGCGATGCAGCACGCCTACCAGCTGTTCGGCACGCCCGAGCAGATCGTCAAGGAGATGCAGCAGCTGGCGGACATCGGCATCGACGGCCTCGCCCTGATGTGGCCGGACTACGAACGCGGGATCTCCGAGTTCCGCGACCAGGTGCTGCCACTCGCGGTGCAGGCCGGACTCCGGGCCGGTGCGCAGGTGCAGCGATGA
- a CDS encoding VOC family protein, translating into MIWHIAFAVDDLEEGMAAFGDALNLSWNPIKNFEGRNVHADGTPFTLRTRLTFATAGPCALELFESVPGTPNEPARGTVFHHMGYWTENVATERERLEQCGWFHAGGPTEVESRAAFFSSRLGVFFEACNVTIDRPGLERYYPLRAPGA; encoded by the coding sequence ATGATCTGGCACATCGCCTTCGCCGTCGACGATCTCGAGGAGGGGATGGCCGCGTTCGGCGATGCGCTGAACCTGAGCTGGAACCCGATCAAGAACTTCGAGGGGCGCAACGTGCACGCCGACGGTACGCCGTTCACGTTGCGGACCCGGCTGACCTTCGCCACCGCCGGACCGTGCGCGCTGGAGCTCTTCGAGTCCGTCCCGGGGACGCCGAACGAGCCGGCCCGGGGCACCGTGTTCCATCACATGGGCTACTGGACCGAGAACGTCGCCACCGAACGGGAGCGGCTCGAGCAGTGCGGCTGGTTCCACGCCGGCGGGCCGACCGAGGTGGAGTCACGCGCTGCGTTCTTCTCCAGCAGGCTGGGGGTGTTCTTCGAGGCCTGCAACGTCACCATCGACCGTCCGGGGCTGGAACGGTACTACCCCCTCCGGGCTCCCGGCGCCTGA